In a single window of the uncultured Dysgonomonas sp. genome:
- a CDS encoding rhamnogalacturonan lyase, whose protein sequence is MKYYILLTLLLLITTYLVSQPNYDYSKLKREKLGRGLVAVKKNNSTNSISWRYLSSDALDASFNIYRNGEKINAEPVLGKTYFEDKIQSDAAVTYQLKQIRKGKEVDEQSYVLPADAPIGCLNIPLDILSSGITPDGQTYTYAPNDASIGDVDGDGEYEIILKWDPSNAHDNSHNGYTGNVYIDCYKLSGEKLWRIDLGRNIRAGAHYTQFMVYDLDNDGKAEIVMKTADGTIDGKGNIIGKADADYRNKYGFIIEGPEYLTVFNGQTGEAMSTIDYIPQRGDVSAWGDSRGNRVDRFLACVAYLDGEYPSVVMCRGYYTRTVLAAFDWRNGKLTNRWIFDSDQPGNEKYAGQGNHNLRVGDVDGDGCDEIIYGSCAIDHDGKGLYNTQMGHGDAIHMTVFDPRRKGMQVWDCHENRRDGSSYRDAATGEVLFQIKSTEDVGRCMAADIDPEHFGVEMWSHFSNGIYNVDGQCINPSIENVSVNMACWWDGDLLRELLDKVSITKYDYKNKTSNVIFSADECLSNSGTKATPCLQGDIIGDWREEVLFRTQDNKNLRLYVSTHDTDYRFHTFLEDPVYRISIATQNVAYNQPAQPGFYFGADLGKCFPVKDIIVDKDYIELDAGMNYDTYSWSVGGNERIRKITTKDIPVGKKTKVELTVTYRGYEFKDHINITFK, encoded by the coding sequence ATGAAATATTATATATTACTTACCTTGTTGTTACTTATTACAACATATCTTGTCTCCCAACCCAATTATGACTACTCTAAGCTTAAAAGGGAAAAGTTGGGACGAGGACTCGTTGCGGTAAAGAAGAATAATAGCACAAATTCTATAAGCTGGCGTTATCTTTCATCGGATGCTTTAGATGCATCTTTTAATATATACAGAAACGGGGAAAAGATAAATGCAGAACCTGTTTTGGGTAAAACATACTTTGAAGATAAAATACAATCAGATGCAGCCGTTACTTACCAGTTAAAACAAATACGAAAAGGGAAAGAAGTCGATGAACAATCTTACGTATTACCTGCTGATGCACCTATCGGTTGCTTAAATATTCCATTAGACATACTTTCGTCAGGCATAACTCCCGACGGACAAACATATACCTATGCACCCAACGACGCTTCGATAGGAGATGTCGATGGTGACGGAGAATATGAAATAATATTGAAGTGGGACCCTTCAAATGCCCACGACAATTCACATAACGGTTATACAGGAAATGTATATATAGACTGCTATAAATTGAGTGGCGAAAAACTATGGCGCATAGACCTCGGACGGAATATCCGTGCAGGCGCGCATTACACACAATTTATGGTCTACGATCTGGACAATGACGGCAAAGCCGAGATTGTTATGAAAACAGCAGACGGGACTATAGACGGAAAAGGAAATATCATAGGTAAGGCTGATGCCGACTACCGAAATAAATACGGTTTTATAATAGAAGGACCTGAATATCTTACAGTCTTCAACGGGCAAACCGGCGAAGCAATGTCTACAATCGACTATATCCCGCAACGCGGCGATGTAAGCGCATGGGGCGATTCCCGAGGCAATAGAGTAGACCGTTTTCTCGCTTGTGTCGCTTATCTCGATGGAGAGTATCCGAGTGTGGTTATGTGTCGCGGATATTATACACGTACTGTTCTCGCTGCCTTCGATTGGCGGAACGGTAAACTTACGAACCGCTGGATATTTGACTCCGACCAGCCCGGAAACGAAAAATATGCCGGACAGGGCAATCACAACCTCAGGGTAGGAGATGTGGACGGAGACGGGTGTGACGAAATTATATACGGTTCGTGTGCTATAGACCACGATGGGAAAGGCCTGTACAACACACAGATGGGGCATGGCGATGCAATACATATGACAGTGTTCGATCCTCGCAGAAAAGGGATGCAGGTATGGGATTGTCACGAAAATAGGCGCGATGGCTCCAGTTACCGTGATGCTGCAACAGGAGAAGTCCTTTTCCAGATAAAATCAACCGAAGATGTAGGGCGCTGTATGGCTGCTGATATTGATCCTGAGCATTTCGGAGTGGAGATGTGGTCGCATTTCAGCAATGGTATTTACAATGTGGACGGGCAATGTATTAATCCTTCTATAGAAAATGTATCGGTAAATATGGCTTGCTGGTGGGATGGCGACTTGCTGAGAGAGTTATTGGATAAAGTAAGTATTACAAAATACGATTATAAAAATAAGACATCGAATGTCATATTCTCTGCCGATGAATGTCTTTCTAACAGTGGTACAAAGGCTACTCCGTGCCTGCAAGGCGATATTATCGGGGATTGGCGCGAAGAGGTGCTTTTCAGAACTCAAGATAATAAGAATCTGAGATTATACGTGTCTACTCATGATACCGATTACAGATTCCATACATTTCTCGAAGACCCTGTTTATCGGATTAGTATCGCCACGCAGAATGTGGCTTATAACCAGCCTGCTCAACCCGGATTTTATTTCGGAGCTGATTTGGGCAAATGTTTCCCCGTAAAGGATATTATTGTAGATAAAGATTACATAGAACTGGATGCCGGAATGAACTATGACACATATAGCTGGTCGGTAGGAGGAAATGAAAGAATAAGAAAGATAACAACAAAAGATATCCCTGTAGGTAAGAAAACAAAAGTTGAACTGACTGTTACTTATCGCGGATACGAGTTTAAAGACCATATCAATATCACTTTTAAATAA
- a CDS encoding oligogalacturonate lyase family protein, protein MNRYITLLILFLCYSLLAQASDIGKRFLSEKFVMVDTRTGYTITALTNGTYSDAKLYQTHPQWTSDGKYIVFRSSDRSVDKHSQAFAVSEATGEIIQLTDGEGTGTGSLNVARLSNKLYYFRTGNNVKTLIELNLDSLLNDSYRNTIKQKEAYERAITILPSHLAESGGFTLDADETKAYVGVRLVGAKAEKIETDNEFRIAQVPSGIRAIDLKTGDISTVIDVPFTMGHVQANPFLAGEILYCQETGGDAPQRMWITKADGSDNRPLFAEDANDWVTHETWVDKDHVYFNVMGHLPRLRKRPTGLFRINVRTDEVQLLGQLDYGSGFWHCGGTSDGKWGASDNFEGEVYLINSMTGKRKLLTANHRMKPDHTHPSFSPDNTRILIQSGYLTDGKKLSLMVINISQAVK, encoded by the coding sequence ATGAATAGATACATCACTCTATTAATACTATTCCTTTGCTATTCACTTTTAGCTCAGGCTTCGGATATCGGCAAGCGTTTTCTTTCCGAGAAATTCGTGATGGTGGATACCCGCACAGGATATACAATCACGGCACTTACAAACGGCACGTATAGCGATGCCAAATTATACCAGACACATCCGCAATGGACATCGGACGGGAAGTATATTGTTTTCAGGTCCTCAGACCGTTCGGTGGATAAGCATTCACAGGCATTTGCCGTATCGGAAGCAACCGGAGAGATTATTCAACTGACAGACGGTGAGGGCACTGGCACAGGCAGTCTGAATGTGGCGCGCCTTTCCAATAAATTATATTATTTCAGAACAGGGAATAATGTAAAAACACTGATAGAACTAAACCTCGATTCATTACTTAACGATAGTTACAGAAATACCATAAAGCAAAAAGAAGCATACGAGCGAGCTATTACAATATTACCTTCCCACCTGGCAGAGTCGGGTGGTTTTACACTCGATGCTGATGAAACAAAAGCATATGTTGGTGTACGGCTTGTAGGTGCTAAAGCAGAAAAGATAGAAACAGATAACGAATTCCGTATAGCACAGGTACCCTCAGGTATAAGGGCTATCGATTTGAAAACAGGAGATATATCTACTGTTATAGATGTACCTTTTACAATGGGACATGTACAGGCAAATCCTTTTCTAGCAGGAGAGATCCTATATTGTCAGGAAACTGGAGGAGATGCTCCGCAACGTATGTGGATAACAAAAGCAGATGGTTCGGATAACCGTCCCCTATTTGCAGAAGATGCTAATGATTGGGTAACTCACGAAACATGGGTAGACAAGGATCATGTATATTTCAATGTCATGGGACATTTACCCCGTTTGAGAAAAAGACCAACAGGATTATTCCGCATTAATGTCCGCACAGATGAAGTTCAGCTACTCGGACAACTGGATTATGGCTCAGGGTTCTGGCATTGCGGAGGTACTTCGGATGGAAAGTGGGGCGCATCGGATAACTTCGAAGGGGAAGTTTATCTTATAAACAGTATGACCGGAAAACGGAAATTGCTGACTGCAAATCACCGGATGAAGCCGGATCATACACATCCGTCCTTCAGTCCGGACAATACCCGGATATTGATTCAATCCGGTTACCTTACCGATGGCAAGAAGCTAAGCCTTATGGTGATTAATATCTCCCAAGCCGTGAAATAA
- a CDS encoding rhamnogalacturonan acetylesterase, translating into MIFLIGDSTVKNGKGKGDGGQWGWGSFFQQFFDTTRISVENHALGGRSSRTFFTEDLWNKVLPGIRKGDYLFIQFGHNDGGPLNTGRARASLNGTGDESQVVIMERNGGPEEVFTFGHYLRIYIRQAKAIGAIPVILSPTPGNRWTNGKMNRMSETYTKWAKEVAQQEGVEFIDLNDRAAAKCDAMGEEKGKQLFVDSVHTTSDGAILNGQSVIEGLQSLNGFSLNQYILKK; encoded by the coding sequence GTGATATTCCTTATCGGTGATTCTACCGTGAAGAACGGCAAAGGTAAAGGTGATGGCGGTCAATGGGGTTGGGGCAGCTTCTTTCAGCAATTTTTCGATACAACACGTATCTCAGTAGAAAACCATGCATTAGGCGGACGCAGTAGCCGGACATTCTTTACCGAAGACCTTTGGAATAAGGTATTGCCCGGCATCCGCAAAGGTGATTACTTGTTTATTCAGTTCGGGCATAATGATGGCGGCCCTCTGAATACAGGACGTGCGCGTGCTTCACTCAATGGTACGGGAGATGAGTCTCAGGTGGTAATAATGGAACGTAACGGCGGCCCCGAAGAGGTATTCACTTTTGGCCACTACCTGCGTATCTATATCCGTCAGGCAAAAGCGATCGGAGCCATCCCTGTTATTCTATCGCCGACACCCGGCAACAGATGGACAAACGGAAAGATGAACCGTATGTCCGAAACATATACCAAATGGGCAAAAGAAGTGGCACAGCAGGAAGGCGTAGAATTTATCGACCTGAATGATCGTGCAGCTGCTAAATGCGATGCAATGGGTGAAGAAAAAGGGAAGCAGCTGTTTGTCGACAGTGTGCATACAACATCTGACGGAGCTATCCTGAATGGGCAGTCGGTGATAGAAGGATTACAAAGTCTGAACGGTTTTTCGTTGAACCAGTATATTTTGAAGAAATGA
- the rhaM gene encoding L-rhamnose mutarotase, giving the protein MKRQAFKMYLKPGFEAEYEKRHNAIWPELRQLLKDTGVSDYTIFWDKETNVLFGYQVIDGDSSSQDLGGNPIVQKWWAYMADIMDTNPDNSPISIPLQEVFHMD; this is encoded by the coding sequence ATGAAAAGACAAGCATTTAAAATGTACCTGAAACCGGGGTTCGAAGCAGAGTATGAAAAAAGGCATAATGCCATCTGGCCTGAACTGAGACAATTACTGAAAGATACGGGCGTATCCGATTATACGATTTTCTGGGATAAGGAAACAAACGTGTTGTTTGGTTATCAGGTAATTGATGGAGATAGTTCGTCTCAGGACTTAGGTGGTAATCCGATTGTGCAGAAATGGTGGGCTTATATGGCCGATATTATGGATACGAATCCGGATAACTCACCTATATCCATACCGTTGCAGGAAGTCTTTCATATGGATTAA